The sequence ACTCGGTTCCCACTAGATGGCGCATCTGATGCAGATATTGGAGTAAACTCCGCCTTGACCTACCGAGTCTATCCCAACGATTATTTCACTTTGGACACACAAAACAACCGTGAACAAACGTCTTCGTTATCACTTGTGTTAAGGAAATCATTGGACAGAGAGGAAATTCAGGAACATAGTTTATTATTGACAGCTAGTGATGGAGGCAAACCCGAGCTGACCGGCACAGTTCAGCTGCTGATTACAATCCTGGATGTGAATGATAACGCCCCAGAATTTGACCACTTAATTTATAAAGTGAGAATGTTAGAGAATGCAGTTAATGGAACATTAGTGATCAAACTAAATGCCACAGACCCTGATGATGGTACAAATGCGGACATAATCTACTCATTTAGAAGACCTGTATCGCCTACAGTATTATATGCGTTTTCCATAAATCCCAGCAGCGGAGAAATTCGGACAAAAGGTAAATTGGATTTCGAAGAAAAGAAATTGTATGAAATATCCGTGGAAGCAATTGACAAGGGGAATATTCCAATGGCGGGTCATTGTACCATTTTGGTGGAAATAGTAGATATAAATGATAACGCCCCAGAAGTTACCGTCACTTCTTTGGCTCTTCCGGTGCGAGAGGACGCTCAGGTGGGCACTGTCATCGCCTTGATCAGCGTGTCCGACCGCGACTCCGGCGCCAACGGGCAGGTGACCTGCTCCGTGATGCCCCACAGCCCCTTCAAGCTGGTGTCCACCTTCAAGAATTACTATTCACTAGTGCTTGACAGCGCCTTGGACCGCGAGAGCGTGGCGAACTATGAGGTGGTAGTGACAGTGCGGGACGCGGGCTCGCCTTCCCTGTCGGCCACAGCCAGCCTGTCCGTGGAGGTGGCCGACGTGAACGACAACGCGCCCGCGTTCGCGCAGCCCGAGTACACGGTGTTCGTGAAGGAGAACAACCCGCCCGGCTGCCACATCTTCACGGTGTCGGCTCGGGACGCGGACGCGCAGGAGAACGCGCTGGTGTCCTACTCGCTGGTGGAGCGGCGGGTGGGCGAGCGAGCGCTGTCGAGCTACGTGTCAGTGCACGCGGAGAGCGGCAAGGTGTACGCGCTGCAGCCGCTGGACCACGAggagctggagctgctgcagTTCCAGATGAGCGCGCGCGACGCGGGCGTGCCGCCTCTGGGCAGCAACGTGACGCTGCAGGTGTTCGTGCTGGACGAGAACGACAACGCGCCCGCGCTGCTGCTGCCCGGGCCGGGAGGCGGGGCGGGCGCGCTGAGCCAGCTGGTGGCGCGGTCGGTGGGCGCGGGCCACGTGGTGGCGAAGGTGCGCGCGGTGGACGCGGACTCGGGCTACAACGCGTGGCTGTCGTACGAGCTGCAGCCGGCGGTGGGTGGCGCGCGCAGCCCGTTCCGCGTGGGGCTGTACACGGGCGAGATCAGCACGACGCGCGCCCTGGACGAGGCGGACGCGCAGCGCCAGCGCCTGCTGGTGCTGGTGAAGGACCACGGCGAGCCGGCGCTGACGGCCACGGCCACCGTGCTGCTGTCGCTGGAGGACAGCGGCCAGGCGCCCAAGGCCTCTTCGCGGGCGTCGACGGGCGCCGCTGGCGCGGAGGCCGCTCTGGTGGATGTGAACGTGTACCTGATCATCGCCATCTGCGCGGTGTCCAGCCTGTTGGTGCTCACGCTGCTGCTGTACACGGCGCTGCGGTGCTCGGCGCCGCCCAGCGAGGGCGCGTGCGGACCCGGGAAGCCCACGCTGGTGTACTCCAGCGCGGTGGGGAGCTGGTCTTACTCGCAGCAGAGGCGGCAGAGGGTGTGCTCTGGGGAGGGGCCGCCCAAGGCCGACCTCATGGCCTTCAGCCCCAGCCTTCCTCCTTGTCTGAGTTCTGCAGAGGTAACAGGTGAAACAGAACCAGATTCAGAACAGTTGAAAGAGGTGAGGTcgtatttgaaattttcttactgttttagtCCTCCTCACAGTTTTCTCTTTAAGATTCTTCAATCTCAATTTTAAGATCGTTCTTTAATTTTGCTCATCATTGTGGTATTTCATGAGTATTACTGACATCATTAGTTTCATAATTCTTCAGATTGAAATCTTAAGGCAAAAGCCATAATATTGTTCATAatgttaataatttgtttttgttgtattcttaatagttttaaagtatttattaccTACATAAGCATTTTCAAGAAACTCCACATTGTGAGTACTTGAGCATTTAGAAAACTTTTGCTTTAATGAGACTAACCATAATTAAAcactttaaaatctctttatttttaaaatttattcctcTACCCACATACAGGTTTTGTTTTGAACAGTGCCATAATTTTTAACATAACATCTTTTTAAAGgtgcatatttctttctttttaaaaaatctttttttgtttgctccCTCCTCATTTTCCTCTAGACACATCACTGTTCCCTGTCTGATAACCAAAAtgatttcctttaacatttttatgttcAGTTAATTATTCATTCACATGCATATAcctggtggggttttttgttattgtttagtTTGGATAATTTATTAGAAGAGATAATGCATTTTACATTTCTCAGTCACCAATACCTCATGGAAATCCCTACAAATCTGACACTTTTAATAGCTGTGTAGTACTCCACACTCCggatgtatcattttttaaaaattaattaatttatttatctttttatttttggctgtggaaGTCCCAAATAATTAGCTTTTATCTTACATCTATACCACAAATATTTTTCCTCCTATATATTGATTTGTTTAGGGTATATCTTGCCatataaaagtgttttaaaaatttctctgtttttctgttatGCATTTTAAGGTCTCTAGGTTTAGTTAGGAAGGTCTTCCTTTTAGATTGAACATTcattaattaaattcatttaacaaacatttgtttttaaatttaatttaaaaaatataatttacatataatactatattagtttcagatgtacaacctaatgattcaatatttgtatatattgtgaaatgatcaccacaataaatctactTAACGTTCATCactatacatagttacaaaaatttttttcttttaatgagaacttttaagatctattctttagcaactttcaaatatataatacagcattattaactatagtcacctaTAGTCATGCTGTACATTATTACATCACaagggcttatttattttataactgtcaGTTTGTCtcttgaccaccttcacccatttcacccaccctccaccccttGCATCTGGCAACTACCAATTTGTTTTccgtatctatgagtttgtttgttagattccacataagtaggtcattttttcttaatgtaggcatttattgctataaacctccttcttagcactgcttttgcttcacctcataagttttgatatgttgtgttttcattttcacttgtttcaagatatttttgaatttcccattgatttcatctttgacccattggtttccAAGAGTGTGTTAATTTCCGCATATTAgaccactgtggttggaaaagatacttcatatgatttcagtcttttaaaatttgcttacaCTTGTTTTGAACCTAATatctgatctatcctggagaatgttccatgtgtgcttgagaagaatgtatattctgctgcccTCGGATGAAATGTTCTGTGTATATCCGTTAGGTACATTGGGTGTAAAGTATAGTTCAAGTTCAATGTTTCCTCATTGGTTCtctttctggatgatctattcATTGATGAAAGTGGATATTGTAATGTTGTCTGTTAGTTccttcagatctgttagtatttgttttatatatttatgtactcTGATGTTAGgtgcatatttatttacaattattatatcctTTTGATGAAGTGACCACTTTATCACTATTAAtggctttctttgtctcttgttacagttttCTACTTAATCGACTTACAGTCGATTTTGTCTGATAGAAGTATTGATACCTCTgctctctcttttggtttccatttgcatggagtgtCTTTTTTCCATATCTTCATTTTGAGAGTGAATGTCTTGGAGGCAACATGTagctggttttttctttttctttttttttttttaaacctattcaACCattctatgccttttgattggacaatttatttcacttacatttaaagtaataattgatAGGCAACTTACTATTGCCATCTTGTTCAtcgttttctggttgttttgtagttcctttgttcttttcctcctctcttgctatcttcttttgtgaactgATGATTTTCCATTGGGGTATACTGTGattcccttttctttatcttgtgtgtacatatgtactatagttttttgtttgtttattttgtggtTACCCTGTGGCTTACTTGAAATGCCTTATAGCTATAACAACCTATTTCAAGCTGATAACTTTTATTacatacaaaaactctactcTTCTACTCTCcccttactttgtttttatttattttttaaaatttattttatttatccattttttttttactgcattcggtctttgttgccgcacgcgggcttttctctagttgaggtgagcaggggctactcttcgttgcagtgcgtgggcttctcactgtggtggcttctcttgttgcggagcacaggctctaggcacgcaggcttcagtagtgtggcacgcaggctcagtagttgtggctcatgggctctatagtgcaggctcagtagttgtggtacatgggcttagttgctccacggcatgtgggatcttcccggaccagggctcaaacccatgtcccctgaattggcaagaggattcttaaccactgggccaccagggaagccttcttcccttactttattttttgtttttgttaccataattgacatcttttaaaaaaataaatttatttatttatttatttttgtctgtgttgggtctttgttgctgcgcacaggctttctctagttgcagcgagtgggggctactcttggttgtggtgcatggacttctcattgcggtagcttctcttgttgtggagcacaggctctaggtgtgtgggcttcagtagttgtggcatgcgggctcagtagtagtggctcgcaggatctagagtgcaggctcagtagttgtggcacatgggcttagttgctccgcggcatgtgggatcttcccggaccagggctcgaacccgtgtcccctgcactggcaggcagattcttaaccactgcctcaccagggaagtccttgacatctttttatattgtgtatctcTTAGCAAATTATTATAgctatatctatttttttagctatatctattttttacacttttgttttttaacccttACACTAGAGTTAAGTGGTTATTATGCCATCATATTACAGTATTAGATTATTCTGAATCTGACTATATACTTACCTTTATGAGTGTATTgtgtattttcatatgttttcatgttaccaGTTAGTagcctttcatttcagcttgaagaactcctttcagcatttcttgtaaggcacatctaatggtgatgaactccctcagcttttgtttgggaaagtctttatctcacctctatttctttttcttttttaaattaattaatttatttagttctgGCTgttttgggttttcattgctgtgcgtgggctttctctagttgcggtcagcagggctactcttccttgcagtgtacagacttctcactgcagtggcttctcttgttgtggagcacagtctctaggcatgcaggcttcagtagttgtggcacacaagctctagaatgcaggcttagtagttgtggcacacaggcttagttgctccgcgacatgtgggatcttcccggaccagggctcgaacccgtgtcccctgcattggcaggtggattcttaaccactacatcaccagggaagtccttaccttcatttctgaaggtcAACTTTGTAGAGAAAAGTGTTCACGGttggcatttattttctttcagctctttgaatatatcatcccactctctcctggcGTATTTctcctgctgagaaatctgctgatagccttatAGGGGTTGTCTTGTTTAATATaaacttttttctcttgttgctttaaaaattctcttttcatctttgattttatacagttttattataatttgtCTTGAAGAAGATGGTTTTGCATTGAAAATTTGGGGTGACCTATTggcttcatgaacttggatgtccaaatccctccccaggtttgggaagttcttaTCACTATTTATATAAGCTTTGtacccatttctctctctctcttcttctgaaactccagtgattatttcttttaatggtgTCCCTTAAGTCCCATagtctttcttcattccttttcactattttttctttttgcatctcTTGATCAGATACTTTAAAATGATCTCTCTTGCTCCTTCTACTGTCTTTCTGTCACATCAATTTTCTGGTTCTGTAGCAGCAAGCTGTTCTCCCTTGTTCTCAGTGGCCACTAGGCATCTAAAGTATCTTGGTTCCCTGACAGTTCCAAGTCAGGTGAGAAAGATACCAGTTCCTTGAGCAGCCCTCCAAAAACCTGAAAGGCTGGATTCacactcttctttctccttcccaagGGAGCTAGCTGCCCGCTTGCTATTTTTTGTTCTTCAGGGCTCTCAGGCATCCAAACTACACCAGTTCCATCAGTTCTCTGAGAGCGAGGCAATATAAAAACTAGTCCCCCAGGCAGCCCTCCAAGAAGCTGAAACATTGGACACATGCCCtactcttctctttccccttgaAGGTGGAGTAGTGAACCAGGGTGTTTTTTCCTGGTGCTGAGCTGTGCcagcttgggggaggggctgatGTGAGTAAAGTAAAATTATTCTTATTTGTTTCAATACAGCTGTTTCAGCTTTATGCTCACTTAGGTACTCTCAACTTCCTGATTATGGAATTTTTGCAAGGGTATTTTATTACACATATCATTATGAATTGGTATTTTTGTGGGACAATTAGGGCTGGAACTTTCTATTCTGACATCTTGCTGGTGtcatttgatccattttgagttaatttttgtatataatgtgaTGTAGTggtccaacttcattcctttgcaAGTGGACATTCAGTTGTCTTGACATCACTTATTGAAAAAGaattattcttttcccattgaagtGTTTGGGAACCattgttgaaaatcaactgatgaataaatatgggaatttatttctggattctcaattatattccattgatctatatgtctatccttatccCACTACCACATTCtcttgattattgtaactttgtaCCTAGTTTTTAAATCAAGAATCATTAGtgctccaactttgttcttttttatcaatattgttttggctgttctgggtgttcttgcattttcttatgaattttaggatcagtttgtcaatttctgcaaaaagccAGCTTACTTTGGACAGGGAAGTTGTTGACTCTGTAGATCACTTGGGggagtattgccattttaacagtatGAAATTATACTATCTTCATGAGCATGGGATTTTCCccccatttatttacattttctttaattcctttcaacaatgttttatagtcTTCAGAGtatgcattttatatttcttttgttaaatttattccttaatattttcatctttaaaaaattatttgtttatttattttggcagcattgggtcttcgtttctgcacacaggctttctctagttgcagcgacctggggctgctctttgttgcggtgcgcgggcttctcattgcagtggcttctcatgctgtggagcatgggctctaggtgcgtgggcttcagtagttggggctcacgggctctagagcacaggctcagtagttgtggtgcacgggcttagttgctccgcggcatgtgggatcttcccggaccagggctcgaacccgtgtcccctgcattggcaggcgaattcttaaccactgcaccaccagggaagcccccttcaatgaattttaaactgtatttttttttaaactgtatttttgagttattttctccGTAGTTTCTCTAGAATTTACTATATACGTTACAACTTAACAGTATCTCCAGATTTATATTAACTTAATTCTATTAAGACAGAAAGATATTACTCCTATATAGCTCTTTTTCTTCCACcctttttgctttattattattatagctatTACATCTTATAGTGGGTTGAACTGTGGCCTCCAAAACGATATGTCCACTTCCTAACCCCTAGAACCTATGAAAGTGACCTATTAGGAAAAAAAGGactttgaagatgtaattaagttaaggatcttcaGATGAGTTCATCCTGGATTTTCCAGGTGGGCACTAGTTCCAATGAGAAGTTTTTTTTATAAGAGATAGAATAAgggaagacacagacacagagggaaggccatgtgaagatagaagcagagattggagcaATGCAAATAGCCACCAAAAGCTGTATGAGGCAAGGAATGGAATCTCCactagagcctccagaagcctCCAGTACAGCCCCCAAACACCTTGAGTTTGGATTTCtcccctccagaactgtgagaaaaactGTCTTAAGCCACCCAATGTGTGGTAATTTTTTTGCAGCAGCTGCAGGAAAccaatatatatctctatatattacaaacccaaaagtacattgttataattattacattatataattttatatcttttaaagatgctgagagaaaaaaggaaagcaattatatatttatagtgtttctttctttcttttttttttttgtacgcaggcctctcactgttgtagcctctcctgctgcggagcacaggctccggacgcacaggctcagcggccatggctcacgggcccagccgctccgcggcatgtgggatcttcccagaccggggcacgaacccgtgtcccctgcatcggcaggcggactctcaaccactgcgccaccagggaagccctatagtgtTTCTTATTTGCCATTTCTGGTTCTGTTCATTTGTTGATGTGGATCAGAATTACCATCTGTTGTCCTTTCCTTATCTAATACAGCTGTTCTTCTATCCACCTCCTTTGTACTGTAATTGGCAAAGttgtttcatttctaaatattatagGCCCAGcaatacatttatacatattgtTACATacaattgcttttttaaaagaagaaaggagaagccTCTGGGCATATCTCAGAAGGAGtactcttcctctctccctgccagAGCCACAAGGGAATGTTTCTTGGATGTTCGCTTTGAGA comes from Tursiops truncatus isolate mTurTru1 chromosome 3, mTurTru1.mat.Y, whole genome shotgun sequence and encodes:
- the LOC141278244 gene encoding protocadherin alpha-13-like; the protein is MLSSWRGGPGARLLLLSLLLLAAWEAGSGQVHYSVPEEAKHGTFVGRIAQDLGLELEELVPRLFRLASKGRGDLLEVNLQNGILFVNSRIDREELCGRSAECSIHLEVIVDRPLQVFHVEVEVTDINDNPPVFPESEKRIIIAESRPPETRFPLDGASDADIGVNSALTYRVYPNDYFTLDTQNNREQTSSLSLVLRKSLDREEIQEHSLLLTASDGGKPELTGTVQLLITILDVNDNAPEFDHLIYKVRMLENAVNGTLVIKLNATDPDDGTNADIIYSFRRPVSPTVLYAFSINPSSGEIRTKGKLDFEEKKLYEISVEAIDKGNIPMAGHCTILVEIVDINDNAPEVTVTSLALPVREDAQVGTVIALISVSDRDSGANGQVTCSVMPHSPFKLVSTFKNYYSLVLDSALDRESVANYEVVVTVRDAGSPSLSATASLSVEVADVNDNAPAFAQPEYTVFVKENNPPGCHIFTVSARDADAQENALVSYSLVERRVGERALSSYVSVHAESGKVYALQPLDHEELELLQFQMSARDAGVPPLGSNVTLQVFVLDENDNAPALLLPGPGGGAGALSQLVARSVGAGHVVAKVRAVDADSGYNAWLSYELQPAVGGARSPFRVGLYTGEISTTRALDEADAQRQRLLVLVKDHGEPALTATATVLLSLEDSGQAPKASSRASTGAAGAEAALVDVNVYLIIAICAVSSLLVLTLLLYTALRCSAPPSEGACGPGKPTLVYSSAVGSWSYSQQRRQRVCSGEGPPKADLMAFSPSLPPCLSSAEVTGETEPDSEQLKEVSWFTVTVPPISASAPRFLSEFRPLRGQCRESAGPSAWDPTLRFRAVAEKRQPSSAPVINCLQGEVVDIKTAAVSGRCPRKRRLREGILVVGSVFLAPPRARCLGAGRDPSWLGTETALPQRRRFTSSLHP